A window of Fluoribacter dumoffii NY 23 contains these coding sequences:
- a CDS encoding SAM-dependent methyltransferase, which yields MKKLALVGSGIKSISHFTTEFSTYTTSADKVLYLVNEPVTKQWIERYSRLSESLEPIYFSENDRQNSYDKIKDKILAEFETYDFITVVLYGHPTIFADPGLQSVIAAAMNSIETIILPGISIENCLYADLKIDPGQFGCFHVEATELLLYNKIIDPTAHLCIWQPGMIGNRSVPQSNQKSKHLNLLKHKLKKYYPEDHICIIYEASMYPSVEPRIHQFPLYEIEDQTIATLSTLYIPPLPQRNPDLEILHQITS from the coding sequence ATTAAGAAATTAGCTTTAGTTGGCTCAGGCATCAAATCTATATCTCATTTTACAACTGAATTTAGCACGTACACTACCAGTGCTGATAAAGTTTTATATTTAGTGAACGAACCTGTTACCAAACAATGGATAGAACGCTATTCCAGGTTGTCAGAATCCCTCGAGCCGATATATTTTTCTGAAAATGATCGGCAGAATTCATATGATAAAATAAAAGATAAAATTCTTGCTGAGTTTGAAACTTATGATTTTATCACTGTAGTTCTTTATGGGCATCCTACAATTTTCGCAGATCCAGGTTTACAATCTGTAATTGCAGCTGCAATGAATTCGATTGAAACAATTATTTTACCAGGTATTTCCATCGAAAATTGCCTTTATGCTGATCTTAAAATAGATCCGGGACAATTCGGGTGTTTCCATGTAGAAGCAACCGAGTTATTACTGTATAACAAAATCATTGACCCCACAGCTCACCTTTGCATTTGGCAGCCCGGAATGATTGGCAACCGCTCGGTTCCCCAATCAAACCAAAAAAGTAAGCATTTAAACTTACTAAAACATAAATTAAAAAAATATTATCCAGAAGATCATATATGTATCATTTATGAGGCGTCGATGTACCCCAGCGTGGAACCAAGAATACATCAATTCCCATTATATGAAATTGAAGATCAAACTATTGCAACACTTTCTACACTATATATTCCTCCACTTCCCCAGAGAAACCCTGATTTAGAAATTCTGCATCAAATAACTTCATAG
- a CDS encoding DCC1-like thiol-disulfide oxidoreductase family protein, giving the protein MTSSEINSNTLYLIYDDECPLCRNTAHALNIKKAVGDLVLLNARESHPMVAAAYAKGFDPDVGIVVIYGDSYYFGADAAHFLALLNSSSSTLNSIGASLFKVKPFAKLLYPVVKTLRRLFIKIKGVGAIEQNQGQPLFARVLGDDWQKLSPFMQKRFANRPYTSDMVLVKGAMTIRSSKWMNLVKPSLKMSGALIQQDGENIPVTVQFKSEPNSARYWLFAISNSNH; this is encoded by the coding sequence ATGACTTCCTCCGAAATAAACTCCAATACCTTGTATCTCATTTATGATGACGAATGTCCTCTATGTCGCAATACTGCTCACGCTTTAAATATCAAAAAAGCAGTCGGAGATCTGGTATTGCTCAATGCCCGCGAATCTCATCCCATGGTAGCCGCAGCCTATGCCAAAGGCTTTGATCCTGATGTAGGTATCGTTGTCATTTATGGCGATAGTTATTATTTTGGTGCCGATGCCGCGCATTTTCTTGCCTTGCTAAATTCATCATCTAGCACTTTAAATTCCATCGGCGCTTCTCTTTTCAAAGTAAAACCATTCGCCAAATTACTGTATCCCGTTGTTAAAACCCTGAGACGCCTGTTCATAAAAATAAAAGGGGTTGGAGCTATCGAGCAAAACCAAGGTCAGCCATTATTTGCCAGGGTACTCGGTGATGACTGGCAAAAACTATCTCCTTTTATGCAAAAACGCTTTGCAAATCGACCTTACACCAGTGATATGGTTTTAGTGAAAGGTGCGATGACTATAAGAAGCTCAAAGTGGATGAACCTGGTCAAACCCTCATTAAAAATGTCTGGCGCTTTAATCCAACAAGATGGAGAAAATATCCCAGTCACCGTACAATTTAAAAGCGAGCCCAATTCCGCAAGATATTGGTTGTTCGCGATTTCCAATTCCAACCACTGA
- a CDS encoding type II toxin-antitoxin system HigB family toxin, translating into MHIITRRRITEAKSSFPQCASALSGWLKIVEENEFKNFSALKATFGSIDKVGDLYVFDIGGNKLRLICSIHFNRQKLYIRHILSHQEYDKNKWKE; encoded by the coding sequence ATGCATATTATCACAAGAAGAAGAATTACAGAGGCAAAATCATCTTTTCCTCAGTGTGCATCAGCTCTCTCAGGGTGGTTGAAAATTGTTGAAGAGAACGAGTTTAAAAATTTTTCTGCGTTAAAAGCTACTTTTGGTAGTATTGATAAAGTAGGTGATTTGTATGTTTTTGATATTGGAGGTAACAAACTGCGCTTAATTTGCAGCATCCATTTTAATAGACAAAAATTATACATACGTCATATCTTGAGCCATCAAGAATATGACAAAAATAAGTGGAAGGAGTGA
- the rpoD gene encoding RNA polymerase sigma factor RpoD, producing the protein MTMNDQEQQSSQITKVISLGKEQGYLTYSQINDLLPNIVDTEHFDVIISMLEGMNIKVFELPPGDDELALLLNTEEVPDIEEAAMVLASVDKETGRTTDPVRMYMREMGTVELLTREGEIRIAKRIEEGIYQVLKSLAHYPETVQLVLDDYDRFNAQEIRLNEIISGFSDVEDEIAPAANIGSMLDEAQMDDLLLSEDEEDEEGEGGIGEVDDGPNPEQAKIYFDDLRNTYDTAVVSLKEHGREHAKTLKCLEAMSESFLKLKLTSRQVDRLTRHFRQLRNHIREYERSIMRLCIEKARIPRKLFIDTFPGQETDMEWLNGIIAKHGKKLDLNRIQEYTEEILRIQSRLVAFEIEYGLTIAEIKDINRKMSIGEAKARRAKKEMVEANLRLVISIAKKYTNRGLQFLDLIQEGNIGLMKAVDKFEYRRGYKFSTYATWWIRQAITRSIADQARTIRIPVHMIETINKLNRISRQILQETGREATPEELAEKMELSEDKIRKVLKIAKEPISMETPVGDDDDSHLGDFIEDNNIESPIDMATAEGLREATLEILETLTPREAKVLRMRFGIEMNTDHTLEEVGKQFDVTRERIRQIEAKALRKLRHPSRSEKLRSFLEGDEG; encoded by the coding sequence ATGACCATGAACGATCAAGAACAGCAAAGCTCACAAATAACCAAAGTCATTAGCTTGGGAAAGGAGCAGGGTTACTTGACTTACAGCCAAATCAATGACCTGTTGCCTAATATAGTTGACACAGAACATTTTGATGTAATTATAAGCATGCTCGAAGGCATGAACATCAAAGTATTTGAATTACCGCCTGGTGATGATGAATTGGCGCTTCTGCTTAATACAGAAGAAGTACCCGACATCGAAGAAGCCGCAATGGTACTTGCCTCTGTGGACAAGGAAACTGGCCGAACAACTGATCCGGTCCGCATGTACATGCGTGAAATGGGTACAGTAGAACTGTTAACCCGGGAAGGCGAAATCCGCATTGCTAAACGCATTGAAGAAGGAATTTACCAGGTACTTAAATCCTTGGCGCATTACCCGGAAACTGTCCAGCTCGTACTTGATGATTATGATCGATTCAATGCCCAGGAAATTCGTCTTAATGAGATTATCAGTGGTTTCTCTGATGTTGAAGATGAAATAGCCCCTGCTGCAAACATTGGCTCCATGCTGGATGAAGCGCAAATGGATGACCTGTTGCTTTCTGAAGATGAAGAAGATGAAGAAGGCGAAGGCGGCATAGGTGAAGTGGATGACGGTCCAAACCCCGAACAAGCAAAAATCTATTTTGATGACTTGCGTAATACGTATGACACTGCAGTAGTATCCTTGAAAGAGCATGGCAGGGAACATGCTAAAACACTTAAGTGCCTGGAAGCAATGTCTGAATCGTTCCTGAAGCTTAAGCTCACTTCCAGACAAGTAGACCGCTTAACACGTCATTTCCGTCAATTACGTAACCATATTAGGGAATATGAGCGCAGTATTATGCGCCTTTGTATTGAAAAAGCGCGTATTCCGCGAAAACTGTTTATTGATACCTTCCCCGGTCAAGAAACGGATATGGAATGGCTCAATGGCATTATTGCCAAGCACGGCAAAAAACTTGATTTGAATCGAATCCAGGAATACACCGAGGAAATTTTACGCATCCAATCCCGTTTGGTTGCTTTCGAAATCGAATACGGTTTAACCATTGCCGAAATTAAAGACATCAACCGAAAAATGTCCATTGGCGAAGCCAAAGCCCGCCGTGCCAAAAAAGAAATGGTCGAAGCGAATTTGCGTCTGGTAATTTCCATTGCGAAAAAATACACCAACCGAGGTTTGCAATTCCTTGATTTAATTCAGGAAGGCAACATCGGCTTGATGAAAGCAGTAGATAAATTTGAATACCGCCGAGGTTACAAATTCTCTACTTATGCCACCTGGTGGATTAGACAAGCAATCACTCGATCTATTGCCGATCAGGCGCGTACCATCCGTATTCCGGTACACATGATCGAAACGATTAACAAGCTCAACCGCATTTCCAGACAAATCCTTCAGGAAACCGGCCGTGAAGCCACCCCTGAAGAATTGGCAGAAAAGATGGAATTGAGCGAAGACAAAATCCGCAAAGTCCTGAAAATTGCTAAAGAACCCATTTCCATGGAAACCCCTGTTGGTGACGATGACGATTCACACTTGGGCGACTTTATTGAAGACAACAACATCGAGTCCCCAATTGACATGGCCACCGCCGAAGGTTTACGCGAAGCAACTCTTGAAATCCTGGAAACTTTAACCCCAAGGGAAGCCAAGGTACTGCGTATGCGTTTTGGTATCGAAATGAATACCGACCATACCCTGGAAGAAGTGGGCAAACAATTTGACGTAACCCGTGAACGGATTCGTCAGATCGAAGCCAAAGCCCTCCGCAAGCTGCGCCACCCTTCCCGCTCAGAAAAACTGAGAAGCTTCCTGGAAGGTGACGAAGGCTAA
- a CDS encoding DUF2779 domain-containing protein, protein MIQYMTKSKFKLLMECPTKLYYADKQEYSNKKREDSFLKALAEGGYQVEALAQCYYPNGILIPSDNNEEAVSLTKEYLDNEQVTLFQAAIQHEGYFIRTDILIKNKNHLKLIEVKAKSINKEQHLKIEKKDGFINSEWKPYIADVAFQKLVIQKAYPAYSISSFLMLVDKDSICPTDGLNQKFLIKRDSNGRVKVEKSMSLSADDLSVHILKEINTDLYIEKIWGECDENGVTFKDLFNQYCLHYFENKKIKPVLTKECAICQFKTDQFDLDSGLKSGFKECWQEILNYNDRDFDEPNVLELWNYRKKDQCLKLGLIKLKDFHEDDLSVKGDGKPGISASQRQWLQITKAKEKDSNFWIDIENLQSELSSWIYPLHFIDFETAMLPIPFKKGAHPYQGIAFQFSHHILDENGKVEHRGQFLNANPGVDPTIDFIRALKMELSSDAGTIFRYSDHENTYLNMILKQLDSLSLLETERNELSAFIKTITKSTNDSHDKWYGARCMVDLLELVKRYYYDPVMKGSNSIKKVLPAILQRSKFLQNKYGRAIYGVENEIPSKNYENYQWIIMKNGEVKDPYTLLPPLNKEATNEEIEFLFEDEHLKEGGAATIAYAKMQCMEMSEFEREDIRKALLKYCELDTLAMVMIVEAWIDMLQKQYGD, encoded by the coding sequence ATGATTCAATATATGACTAAGTCAAAATTCAAACTTTTGATGGAGTGCCCCACCAAGCTTTATTATGCCGATAAACAAGAATATTCAAATAAAAAAAGGGAGGATTCATTTCTTAAAGCTTTGGCTGAAGGGGGGTATCAAGTAGAGGCATTAGCTCAATGCTATTATCCAAACGGAATATTAATCCCATCTGATAATAATGAAGAAGCAGTGAGTTTAACAAAAGAATATTTAGATAATGAGCAAGTAACCTTATTTCAAGCCGCTATTCAACATGAGGGATATTTTATTCGTACCGATATACTTATAAAAAATAAAAATCATTTGAAATTAATTGAGGTAAAAGCTAAGTCGATCAATAAAGAACAGCACTTGAAAATTGAAAAAAAGGATGGCTTTATAAATTCTGAATGGAAGCCATATATCGCTGATGTTGCTTTCCAAAAATTGGTAATTCAGAAAGCTTATCCAGCTTATTCAATTTCTTCATTTCTTATGCTGGTAGATAAGGATAGCATTTGTCCCACTGATGGGTTAAACCAGAAATTTTTAATTAAGCGTGATAGTAATGGAAGAGTTAAAGTAGAAAAATCAATGTCATTATCAGCTGATGATTTATCTGTGCATATTTTAAAGGAAATAAATACTGATCTTTACATTGAAAAAATTTGGGGTGAGTGTGATGAAAATGGAGTAACTTTTAAAGATTTATTTAATCAATACTGTTTACATTATTTTGAAAACAAAAAGATAAAGCCTGTATTAACAAAAGAATGTGCTATTTGCCAATTTAAGACTGATCAATTTGATTTAGATTCTGGATTAAAGTCAGGTTTTAAAGAGTGTTGGCAAGAAATTCTCAATTATAACGATCGTGATTTTGATGAGCCAAACGTCCTTGAGTTATGGAATTATAGAAAAAAAGATCAATGTTTAAAATTGGGACTCATAAAACTTAAGGATTTTCATGAGGATGACTTGTCCGTAAAAGGAGACGGCAAACCTGGGATTTCAGCTAGTCAGCGTCAATGGCTGCAAATTACTAAAGCAAAAGAGAAAGATTCCAATTTTTGGATTGATATAGAAAACTTACAAAGTGAATTATCCTCTTGGATTTATCCTCTCCATTTTATTGATTTTGAAACAGCTATGCTTCCAATACCTTTTAAAAAAGGAGCTCATCCCTATCAAGGAATTGCTTTTCAATTTTCGCACCATATTCTGGATGAAAATGGTAAAGTTGAACATCGCGGCCAATTTCTTAACGCTAACCCCGGCGTTGATCCAACTATTGATTTCATTCGAGCTTTAAAAATGGAGTTATCATCTGATGCTGGTACTATTTTTCGTTATAGTGATCATGAGAACACATACCTTAATATGATATTAAAACAACTTGATTCATTAAGTCTTTTAGAGACTGAGAGGAATGAATTATCTGCATTTATTAAAACAATAACAAAATCTACCAATGATTCCCACGATAAATGGTATGGCGCAAGATGTATGGTTGATTTATTAGAGTTAGTTAAACGGTATTATTATGATCCAGTTATGAAGGGCTCAAATTCGATTAAAAAGGTATTACCTGCAATTTTACAAAGGTCGAAGTTTTTACAAAATAAATATGGAAGAGCGATTTATGGCGTAGAAAATGAGATTCCTAGTAAGAATTATGAAAATTATCAATGGATAATAATGAAAAATGGGGAAGTTAAAGATCCTTACACTCTTCTTCCGCCCTTAAATAAAGAGGCTACTAATGAGGAAATTGAATTCTTATTTGAGGATGAGCATTTAAAAGAGGGGGGAGCCGCAACAATAGCTTATGCAAAGATGCAATGCATGGAAATGAGTGAATTTGAACGAGAAGATATCAGAAAAGCTTTATTAAAATATTGTGAGTTAGATACTTTAGCAATGGTAATGATAGTTGAGGCTTGGATAGATATGCTTCAAAAGCAGTATGGAGATTAA
- a CDS encoding saccharopine dehydrogenase family protein, whose translation MNRVMILGGYGHFGVKISEALLKSQIPVIIVGRHFDKLNNMVELLKQKYPADLIFGSCFDIYEDLNDKLRELKPSIVIHTSGPFQNQNYIIPRLCIENQVHYIDIADARDYVRDISSLNDQAIQNKVTVISGASSVPGLTSAVIQHYKPEFSKLDHLKFGISSGQQTPGGVATTEAILSYTGKEIPTYKGAKSRVIGWQGLHRVELPVCGKRWQSNCSIPDLDLFPEHYGLKSIEFSGGVESSFLHLSLWLISWLIRWGLPLQLNNNSNLFHTVAKKFEGFGSDAGGLYIFLSGKDLADKSKTVKWFIIARKNHGLYIPTIPAIVLAKRIYRGEYQDIGAKPCVELVSLDELLAEMKDYDISVFD comes from the coding sequence ATGAATAGGGTAATGATTCTGGGAGGCTATGGTCACTTCGGGGTAAAAATATCCGAGGCCTTATTAAAAAGTCAGATACCGGTGATTATTGTCGGTAGACATTTCGATAAACTAAATAACATGGTCGAACTTTTAAAACAAAAATATCCCGCAGATCTAATCTTTGGATCCTGTTTCGATATTTATGAAGATCTAAACGATAAACTTAGAGAATTAAAACCCAGCATTGTTATACACACCAGTGGGCCTTTTCAAAATCAAAACTACATCATTCCCCGATTGTGCATAGAAAATCAGGTACATTATATAGATATTGCTGATGCCAGAGATTATGTTCGCGATATATCAAGCTTAAATGATCAAGCGATACAAAATAAAGTAACGGTAATAAGTGGTGCAAGCTCAGTACCTGGCCTGACGTCTGCGGTTATTCAACACTACAAACCTGAATTTTCAAAATTAGATCATCTCAAGTTTGGCATCAGTTCCGGACAACAAACTCCAGGCGGAGTAGCAACCACCGAGGCGATTCTGAGTTATACCGGCAAAGAAATCCCAACTTATAAAGGTGCCAAAAGTCGAGTGATTGGTTGGCAGGGGTTACATCGCGTCGAGCTTCCAGTGTGTGGCAAACGATGGCAATCCAACTGCAGCATTCCCGATTTGGATTTATTTCCAGAGCACTATGGATTAAAGTCTATTGAGTTTTCCGGGGGAGTAGAGAGTAGTTTTCTGCATTTGAGCTTATGGTTGATATCCTGGCTGATTCGCTGGGGCCTGCCATTGCAATTAAATAATAATTCTAATTTATTTCACACGGTCGCCAAAAAATTTGAAGGCTTTGGTTCCGATGCGGGTGGTTTATATATTTTTCTAAGTGGAAAGGATTTAGCCGATAAGTCAAAAACAGTGAAATGGTTTATCATCGCGAGAAAAAATCATGGTCTATATATACCCACGATTCCTGCGATCGTATTGGCAAAAAGAATATATCGCGGAGAATACCAGGATATTGGGGCTAAACCCTGTGTAGAGTTAGTTTCTCTCGATGAATTACTAGCTGAAATGAAAGATTATGATATCTCTGTTTTTGATTAG
- a CDS encoding DUF4166 domain-containing protein, with amino-acid sequence MMPVKKNIVIEYMRFNVGWRAKFSVKGDKLLMSHHGYVFRLFNIYIPLPIALILGKCNAVERQIAEDTFSMEMKLTHFLFGTIYEYQGTFKMIEGINE; translated from the coding sequence ATGATGCCTGTTAAAAAAAATATTGTGATTGAATACATGCGATTCAATGTGGGATGGCGGGCCAAATTTTCGGTGAAGGGTGATAAACTCTTAATGTCGCATCATGGGTATGTGTTTCGTCTGTTTAATATCTATATACCGCTACCTATCGCATTAATTCTCGGTAAATGTAATGCGGTAGAGCGCCAAATAGCAGAAGATACCTTCAGTATGGAAATGAAACTAACCCATTTTCTTTTCGGCACGATTTATGAGTATCAAGGCACATTTAAAATGATTGAGGGCATTAATGAATAG
- a CDS encoding ISL3 family transposase, with product MPKHNLILNLLGFTIEKVSGYQPLILDISYHRLPRCAHCYSKVVRKKSSYIRTVAHELIGNRRTLLRFKAYKLYCNTCKRYGNQQFPGINKYQRSTWRLQAAVFRDHTRGISQKDLAQQFNKGKATIERWYHRHYQEQARELMNTPCPVVLGIDEHFFSRKQGFATTLCDLKKHKIFDIVKGRSETDLSHYLASLVGRERVKVVCMDLSSTYRSIVKKHFPNAKIVADRFHVIRLLQHQCMMTYRELSSQIKSNRGILALLRTRPDRLTPQRKLKRDAFLEDNPAINAIYQFQQQVHALLLHKSMNKDWCKKMIPQFLNMLDDLKSSPFKALAALGKTFCQWKEEIVRMWRFRKSNGITEGFHRKMKLIQRRAYGFRNFENYRTRVRVLCC from the coding sequence GTGCCTAAGCATAATCTTATCTTAAATTTACTTGGTTTTACTATAGAAAAAGTGAGTGGTTACCAACCACTTATATTAGATATTTCGTATCATCGATTACCTCGTTGTGCCCATTGCTATAGTAAAGTGGTGCGTAAAAAGTCTTCGTATATACGAACAGTGGCTCATGAGTTAATTGGTAACCGTCGGACTTTATTGCGTTTTAAAGCATATAAACTTTATTGCAATACGTGCAAGCGATACGGTAATCAACAATTTCCTGGCATTAATAAGTATCAGCGCTCGACCTGGCGTTTACAAGCTGCTGTATTTCGTGACCATACTCGAGGCATTTCTCAAAAAGACCTTGCCCAACAATTTAATAAAGGAAAAGCCACTATAGAGCGTTGGTATCATCGCCATTATCAGGAGCAAGCACGAGAACTCATGAACACACCATGTCCCGTAGTGCTTGGTATCGATGAGCATTTTTTTAGTCGAAAGCAGGGGTTTGCAACAACGCTCTGTGACCTGAAAAAGCATAAGATTTTTGATATCGTTAAAGGACGAAGTGAGACAGACCTTTCCCATTATCTGGCCTCCTTGGTAGGGAGAGAACGCGTTAAAGTGGTCTGTATGGATTTAAGTAGCACGTACCGTTCTATTGTTAAAAAGCACTTTCCCAATGCAAAAATAGTGGCTGACCGCTTTCATGTCATTCGCTTACTTCAACATCAATGTATGATGACCTATCGTGAACTATCGAGCCAAATAAAAAGTAACCGAGGTATCTTGGCTCTACTACGTACACGACCTGACAGATTGACACCTCAACGAAAGCTTAAGCGTGATGCATTCCTTGAAGACAATCCAGCTATAAACGCCATATATCAGTTCCAGCAACAAGTTCATGCATTGCTCTTACACAAATCTATGAATAAAGATTGGTGTAAAAAAATGATTCCTCAGTTTTTAAATATGCTCGATGACCTGAAGAGTAGTCCATTTAAAGCATTGGCGGCTCTTGGAAAAACATTCTGTCAATGGAAAGAAGAAATAGTACGTATGTGGCGTTTTAGGAAGTCTAATGGCATTACAGAAGGGTTTCATAGAAAGATGAAGTTGATACAAAGAAGAGCTTATGGCTTTCGTAACTTTGAAAATTATAGAACCCGTGTTAGGGTGCTGTGTTGTTAA
- a CDS encoding MFS transporter → MFALLSHRLNLLPKLSKTCYLLLLFSFLECAAGGIAYYLSLYLGTSTPLTKLQIGQVGSIVGFGALSGALCSTYITDRLNSKNIIVISLLFLGLSFFCLPQSANFLAISGCAFIIGIATSMFLTTNNTLLLQKAPQDQNSLRLVQSMKVVSENLGNSCSILLIMFFAAQYYGQIFEVIGLFFLFFALNAMKYLSVRKAPLEHSPNEGKETNQQENNKRLYITLSAVFIAGIIYAQQRIAYPLFLNEKFSSFIITAILFWLDPIIVSFFQVKITKIVSALKIHHQLAIGGLLLGTGLFTLTVVSRVGGAILACLTFILGEMLFMPTSFVQCYESAGNKRKGMATGAWRSAYSSGLVVGPTLSGFLMEYYSYNACWILAGILGFFLFILFFFQEKSLNTI, encoded by the coding sequence ATGTTTGCTCTGTTATCTCATCGATTAAATTTACTACCCAAACTATCAAAAACTTGCTATTTACTTCTTCTTTTTTCATTCCTGGAATGTGCTGCAGGTGGAATTGCCTACTATTTATCATTATATTTAGGCACATCTACCCCATTAACAAAATTGCAAATTGGCCAAGTTGGTTCAATTGTTGGATTTGGGGCATTATCAGGCGCGCTATGCTCTACATACATAACAGACAGACTGAATAGTAAAAATATTATTGTCATCAGTTTGCTCTTTCTAGGCTTAAGTTTTTTTTGCCTACCTCAAAGTGCTAATTTTCTGGCGATATCAGGCTGTGCATTCATAATAGGCATTGCAACAAGCATGTTTCTCACCACGAACAATACCCTCTTGTTGCAAAAAGCTCCTCAAGATCAAAACAGCCTTCGTTTGGTACAAAGTATGAAAGTGGTCAGTGAAAACCTTGGTAATAGCTGTTCAATACTATTGATTATGTTCTTTGCGGCACAATACTATGGGCAAATTTTCGAAGTGATAGGACTGTTTTTCCTTTTTTTTGCGCTGAATGCCATGAAATATCTGAGTGTAAGGAAAGCTCCCTTGGAACACTCACCTAACGAAGGAAAAGAAACAAATCAGCAAGAGAATAATAAACGTCTTTATATTACTCTCAGCGCAGTGTTTATAGCAGGAATTATCTATGCCCAGCAACGTATTGCCTATCCACTTTTTTTAAATGAAAAGTTCTCGAGTTTTATAATCACCGCAATCCTTTTCTGGTTAGATCCTATTATTGTTTCTTTCTTTCAAGTCAAAATAACAAAAATTGTATCAGCATTGAAAATCCATCATCAGTTAGCAATTGGTGGATTATTATTAGGCACAGGCTTATTTACTTTGACGGTAGTAAGCCGCGTGGGAGGAGCAATTCTGGCCTGTTTGACCTTCATTTTAGGAGAAATGTTATTTATGCCAACTTCTTTTGTGCAATGCTATGAATCCGCAGGAAACAAGCGTAAAGGGATGGCAACTGGCGCATGGAGAAGCGCCTATTCGTCTGGTCTGGTTGTTGGCCCTACCCTATCAGGCTTCCTAATGGAGTATTATAGCTATAATGCCTGTTGGATCTTGGCTGGCATTCTTGGCTTTTTCTTATTTATTTTATTTTTTTTCCAAGAAAAATCACTAAATACTATTTGA
- a CDS encoding tyrosine-type recombinase/integrase: protein MPEVRVHDLKHTFGRRLRAAGVSFEDRQDLLGHRSGRITTHYSSAELQSLYQAANKVCENRKSGGDINVIEKPKE from the coding sequence TTGCCTGAAGTAAGAGTGCATGATTTAAAACATACGTTCGGTAGAAGATTGAGAGCTGCAGGGGTAAGTTTTGAAGACAGACAAGATTTACTTGGACATCGTTCAGGAAGGATTACAACCCACTATTCTTCAGCTGAGTTACAAAGTTTATATCAAGCTGCGAACAAGGTTTGTGAAAATCGTAAAAGTGGGGGTGATATTAACGTTATTGAGAAACCCAAAGAGTAG
- a CDS encoding helix-turn-helix domain-containing protein translates to MTALARNHLEETIQHWKHISPVIHDPQNEDEYEKLANMLDQLLDIVGDNESHELMGLVDVISYMISMYDEQHTDQLKKGTATEALQFLMDQHGLDQSDLKNEIGSQGVVSEILNGKRQLNISHIKKLAERFHVTPATFID, encoded by the coding sequence ATGACCGCTTTAGCACGTAATCATTTAGAAGAGACAATCCAACATTGGAAGCATATCTCTCCTGTTATCCATGATCCGCAAAATGAAGATGAGTATGAAAAGCTAGCCAACATGCTCGATCAGTTGTTGGATATTGTAGGCGACAATGAATCTCATGAGTTAATGGGTTTAGTTGATGTGATTAGTTATATGATCTCTATGTACGATGAACAGCATACTGATCAGCTCAAAAAAGGAACCGCAACAGAAGCGTTACAATTTCTTATGGATCAGCATGGTTTAGATCAAAGTGATCTTAAAAATGAAATTGGAAGCCAAGGTGTTGTTTCTGAAATACTAAATGGAAAACGACAACTTAATATTTCCCATATCAAGAAATTAGCCGAACGGTTTCATGTTACCCCGGCTACTTTTATTGATTAA